The Veillonellales bacterium genome has a window encoding:
- the ptsP gene encoding phosphoenolpyruvate--protein phosphotransferase, producing MKKVSEVLKGVGIVPGVAVGRIKRVSQDIEKHLPYYKADSPAREAEKFTAALRQAKEQVGKIIDTAKKSLQKDPADIMEAHLTMLGDPMLQEAVLQKIQETIPAPLAIVAVTQEYAAAFQSIDDPYLQERGADVLDIGRRITRILLNIQAVVLENEPVILAAQALEPSVLTDLPAQIVQGLILEQGSTTSHAVIIAKAKGLVTIVGVSGLNELDDGTPVVLDGSNGTIVISPEQAECASYIARKQAEEAQYARDLASATLPAVTVDGRQVQLAANISTPQDMERALQFGSEGVGLYRTEFLFMGRDNFPNEEEQFLAYQAVVAQCGPHVCIIRTLDIGGDKPLSYFSIDQESNPFLGWRAIRICLERPDLFLPQLKAILRAGATGKVAIMLPMVINGSEIRRTRKYLEQAAAELEREGKNYARNVPLGIMVETPAAAVLAPQLARECDFFSIGTNDLVQYTLAVDRGNQKISDLYNHFHPAVLQLISNVISSAHQHGIRVGMCGEMAGDPLAAALLTAMGIDELSMSSAALPRVREKIRSIDTRQTNEFLQTILSLDDGGKIREYLEKF from the coding sequence GTGAAAAAAGTGTCTGAGGTCCTAAAGGGAGTTGGTATTGTCCCCGGTGTCGCTGTTGGCAGAATTAAAAGAGTTTCGCAGGATATCGAAAAGCACTTACCGTATTATAAGGCTGATTCACCTGCCCGGGAAGCGGAAAAATTTACTGCTGCTTTGCGCCAAGCAAAGGAACAAGTTGGGAAAATCATTGATACCGCCAAAAAAAGCCTTCAAAAAGATCCGGCCGATATTATGGAAGCCCATCTGACTATGTTAGGCGATCCGATGCTGCAAGAAGCTGTCCTGCAAAAAATCCAGGAAACAATACCGGCACCGCTGGCAATAGTAGCGGTAACCCAAGAATATGCTGCGGCCTTTCAATCCATAGATGATCCGTATTTGCAGGAACGGGGTGCAGATGTTCTCGATATCGGCCGCCGGATAACCCGCATTCTGCTGAATATTCAAGCCGTTGTCCTGGAAAATGAACCGGTAATTTTGGCCGCTCAGGCTCTAGAACCATCCGTATTGACGGATCTACCGGCGCAAATTGTGCAGGGTCTAATCCTCGAACAGGGCAGTACGACTTCCCATGCGGTTATTATTGCCAAAGCAAAAGGCCTGGTAACTATTGTCGGCGTATCCGGACTGAACGAATTGGACGACGGCACACCGGTAGTGCTGGACGGATCAAACGGCACGATAGTGATTTCGCCTGAGCAAGCTGAATGCGCTTCATACATCGCCCGCAAACAGGCGGAAGAGGCGCAATATGCCCGGGATTTAGCCAGCGCAACGCTGCCGGCAGTTACTGTTGACGGCAGGCAGGTACAATTAGCGGCAAATATCAGTACGCCCCAGGATATGGAGCGAGCCCTGCAGTTCGGCAGTGAAGGCGTAGGCCTTTATCGCACCGAGTTTCTGTTTATGGGACGGGATAACTTTCCTAACGAAGAAGAACAATTTCTGGCCTATCAAGCTGTAGTAGCCCAATGTGGTCCGCATGTCTGCATTATCCGCACCTTGGATATCGGCGGCGACAAACCGCTTTCTTATTTCAGTATTGATCAGGAAAGCAATCCTTTTTTGGGCTGGCGCGCCATTCGCATTTGCCTGGAGCGTCCCGATTTATTTCTCCCTCAGCTAAAAGCTATTCTACGGGCCGGAGCAACCGGCAAGGTGGCAATTATGCTGCCGATGGTGATTAACGGCAGTGAAATCCGGCGTACCAGAAAATATCTGGAACAAGCGGCAGCGGAGCTGGAACGGGAAGGAAAAAATTATGCCCGGAATGTACCGCTGGGGATCATGGTCGAAACTCCGGCTGCGGCAGTGCTGGCACCGCAGTTGGCCAGGGAATGTGATTTCTTCAGCATCGGCACCAATGATCTTGTTCAATATACGCTGGCGGTGGACCGGGGCAATCAAAAAATAAGCGATCTTTATAACCATTTCCATCCGGCGGTACTGCAGCTAATCAGCAATGTAATTTCTTCCGCCCATCAGCACGGCATCCGGGTAGGCATGTGCGGTGAAATGGCCGGCGACCCGCTGGCTGCAGCTTTGCTCACGGCAATGGGGATCGATGAATTAAGTATGAGTTCAGCGGCGCTGCCGCGAGTACGGGAAAAAATCCGCAGCATTGATACCCGGCAGACAAACGAGTTTCTCCAGACAATACTGTCCCTTGATGACGGCGGCAAAATCCGGGAATATCTGGAAAAATTTTAA
- a CDS encoding SPOCS domain-containing protein, translated as MDEKLRQTSGSTAASSGVTITGSATTMNAELICGCPQPGPETIEVEQVLGAEMAQRVVEFDMTVPAQKPDIEQVIDVYVKDVCIKTVDVIPNKVIIRGELEVKVMYVADLPNQPVHAFEKDQVRFTRDIEILGAERGMDATADVNVEFVDYDFDCDDRRKVHITIVLKFWARVLTTTLMDVYALGPVTEIGDMETTTATLSTDNTTAASEFESNQYAGYGVQNVFVTGPGITPTAGVPMGVSGTAAVTGNNVNIRTGPGTNFPVVIQVKKGDTVTIKDQAFGWYKVVLSDGSTTGWIASWLVDTGVPAGTKG; from the coding sequence ATGGACGAAAAATTAAGACAGACTTCTGGTTCCACGGCCGCCAGCAGCGGTGTTACTATCACAGGCAGTGCAACGACTATGAATGCGGAACTCATTTGCGGCTGCCCGCAGCCCGGCCCGGAAACTATTGAGGTTGAACAGGTCTTAGGGGCGGAAATGGCCCAGCGGGTTGTCGAATTTGACATGACGGTCCCGGCGCAAAAACCGGACATTGAACAGGTTATTGATGTTTACGTGAAAGATGTTTGCATCAAAACAGTGGATGTTATTCCCAATAAAGTAATTATCCGCGGCGAGCTGGAAGTAAAAGTCATGTATGTGGCGGATTTGCCGAATCAGCCAGTTCACGCTTTTGAAAAAGATCAGGTTCGCTTTACCCGGGATATTGAAATCCTCGGCGCGGAACGGGGCATGGATGCTACCGCGGATGTGAATGTGGAGTTTGTGGATTACGACTTCGATTGTGATGACCGGCGTAAAGTCCACATTACAATCGTGCTTAAGTTCTGGGCCAGGGTACTGACAACGACGCTGATGGATGTTTACGCTCTCGGTCCGGTTACTGAGATTGGGGATATGGAAACTACCACGGCCACGTTGTCAACGGACAACACAACTGCGGCCAGCGAGTTTGAATCCAATCAATATGCCGGCTATGGCGTGCAGAATGTCTTTGTTACCGGCCCTGGAATTACGCCGACGGCGGGTGTTCCAATGGGAGTTTCGGGAACGGCTGCCGTTACCGGCAACAATGTCAATATTCGCACCGGCCCTGGAACTAATTTCCCTGTTGTGATCCAGGTAAAAAAAGGCGATACCGTGACGATCAAGGATCAGGCATTCGGCTGGTACAAAGTTGTACTGTCCGATGGCTCCACCACCGGTTGGATTGCCAGTTGGCTGGTGGATACTGGCGTACCGGCCGGGACCAAAGGATAA
- a CDS encoding HipA family kinase has translation MLTGVKYLGAVGLGVTSPQLFRADDGKIYVVKLQNNCLGTKVLANEYLASQFAGVMDLCFPPGEIIYISDQVLQKSRRLKAKRVNKGPHFASRYIGGSRYVVRNNLYKAVNKTKLAGVMLFDHLFHNLDRTWNRRNLIIRREDQGGVVYAIDNSHLFRRGRWNINSLTKLESQITLNHRRAYGWLLKHFLTAGDFAPYVAKVKALSDEQITGLVENIPLQWLPDQAERQALIHYIRVRRDMVEEIAGRLYALIPNVDRSADPDQGK, from the coding sequence ATGCTGACTGGAGTGAAGTATCTGGGAGCAGTGGGACTGGGAGTTACGTCCCCTCAGCTGTTTCGGGCTGATGACGGTAAAATCTATGTTGTTAAGCTTCAGAATAATTGTTTGGGAACCAAAGTTTTGGCCAATGAGTATTTGGCCAGCCAATTTGCCGGAGTGATGGATCTATGCTTTCCGCCGGGAGAAATTATTTATATCAGCGACCAGGTGCTGCAAAAAAGCCGGCGGCTAAAAGCCAAGCGGGTAAATAAGGGACCGCATTTTGCCAGCCGGTATATCGGCGGCAGCCGGTATGTGGTGCGGAATAATTTATATAAAGCCGTCAATAAAACAAAGCTGGCAGGCGTGATGCTGTTTGATCATCTGTTTCACAATCTGGACCGGACTTGGAATCGCCGGAATTTGATTATCCGCCGGGAAGATCAGGGAGGAGTTGTTTATGCGATTGATAATTCTCATTTGTTTCGCCGCGGACGCTGGAATATTAATTCTTTGACGAAACTGGAATCCCAGATTACGCTGAATCACCGGCGGGCCTATGGCTGGCTGCTGAAACATTTTTTAACTGCCGGCGATTTCGCTCCTTATGTAGCCAAGGTAAAGGCGCTCAGCGATGAACAGATTACCGGCCTCGTGGAGAATATTCCCCTTCAGTGGCTGCCGGATCAGGCTGAGCGTCAGGCTTTAATTCATTATATTCGGGTTCGTCGGGATATGGTGGAAGAGATTGCCGGCCGGCTGTATGCGTTAATCCCGAATGTAGACCGGAGTGCCGATCCGGATCAGGGCAAATAG
- a CDS encoding phenylalanine--tRNA ligase beta subunit-related protein gives MKAGSDRMLTIDETWKTTYPGTSIGIMAVNEITNSYGNKTLTEKKTHLLQFLQAQIKTKEALLTYGPLPHYVQYYHHYRKTYHVLPQLESVIFKGKQISGINPLVEAMFMAELKSGLLTAGHDGDILKLPLLLRVAGGKEKYTGINGKEQTTKKGDMLLADSGGIISSILGGPDFRTRITGTTKKCVFVVYGVPGISSNIIEAHLAQILDNINEFSANPIVAFQHVYTA, from the coding sequence ATGAAAGCAGGGAGTGATCGGATGCTGACGATTGATGAGACATGGAAAACAACATACCCCGGAACCAGTATTGGTATCATGGCTGTCAATGAGATTACCAATTCCTATGGGAATAAGACGCTGACGGAAAAGAAGACACATTTACTGCAGTTCCTGCAAGCTCAAATTAAAACAAAAGAAGCGCTACTGACTTATGGACCGCTGCCCCACTATGTCCAGTACTATCATCATTACCGGAAAACATACCATGTCTTGCCGCAGCTGGAATCGGTGATTTTTAAAGGAAAACAAATTTCCGGCATCAACCCATTGGTAGAAGCCATGTTTATGGCCGAATTAAAAAGCGGTCTTTTGACAGCCGGGCATGACGGCGATATTTTAAAACTGCCGTTGCTGCTTCGTGTTGCTGGCGGAAAGGAAAAATATACGGGGATCAACGGCAAAGAACAAACAACAAAAAAAGGTGATATGCTGCTTGCCGACAGCGGAGGAATTATTTCCAGCATTTTGGGCGGTCCGGATTTTAGAACCAGAATAACAGGGACGACAAAAAAATGCGTTTTTGTCGTGTACGGAGTACCGGGCATTTCGTCAAACATCATAGAAGCGCATTTGGCACAGATACTGGACAATATAAATGAATTTTCCGCGAATCCAATTGTTGCATTTCAGCATGTCTATACTGCTTAG
- the yabG gene encoding sporulation peptidase YabG: MAITIGDLVIRKSHGGDIVFKVTEIFQDETGQSHGVLKGMYLRLIADAPLVDLEKIDAEHLRNEILRLEGVHNDSLKRVMMRRSMEREKIEMGRSEPNKKYPFFDLPGQVLHIDGDEEYLGMCLKTYNQLNMEAVGRCIPEDKQPDHVVKLVDEYRPDILVLTGHDALIGGGKKDFRDINNYRNSKYYVESVKRTRVFEPSWDELVIFAGACQSYFEAILAAGANFASSPQRIFIHAYDPVFIAEKVAFTPIHKTVDVSDAITASVTGIEGVGGVETRGKFRLGLPKTPY; the protein is encoded by the coding sequence ATGGCAATCACAATCGGTGATTTAGTGATTCGAAAATCCCATGGCGGCGATATTGTTTTCAAAGTAACTGAAATTTTTCAGGATGAAACCGGTCAGTCCCATGGCGTACTGAAAGGAATGTATTTGCGATTAATCGCCGATGCACCGTTAGTGGACTTGGAAAAAATTGATGCGGAGCATTTGCGGAACGAAATTTTGCGGCTGGAAGGCGTGCATAATGACAGTCTGAAACGAGTGATGATGCGGCGCAGCATGGAACGGGAAAAAATAGAGATGGGCCGTTCGGAACCGAATAAAAAATATCCTTTTTTCGACTTGCCCGGTCAGGTACTCCACATTGACGGTGATGAAGAATACCTCGGGATGTGTCTGAAAACTTACAATCAACTGAATATGGAGGCGGTCGGCCGGTGTATTCCGGAAGATAAACAGCCGGACCATGTGGTGAAGCTGGTGGATGAATACCGGCCGGATATTCTGGTGCTTACCGGCCATGATGCTCTGATCGGCGGCGGCAAGAAGGATTTCCGCGATATCAATAATTACCGGAATTCCAAGTACTATGTGGAGTCGGTAAAGCGGACCCGTGTATTTGAGCCATCCTGGGATGAACTTGTCATTTTCGCCGGGGCTTGTCAGTCATATTTTGAGGCAATTTTAGCGGCCGGCGCCAATTTCGCCAGTTCACCGCAACGGATTTTTATTCATGCGTACGACCCGGTGTTTATTGCGGAAAAAGTGGCGTTTACACCCATTCATAAGACGGTGGATGTCAGTGATGCCATTACGGCTTCGGTAACTGGGATTGAAGGTGTGGGCGGAGTGGAGACGCGAGGTAAATTTCGGCTGGGATTGCCAAAAACACCCTATTAG
- a CDS encoding recombinase family protein, with protein AKTGYSLDDQIASCKAFLLNKGITNIIEYIDDGISGKFLDRPALTALRDDIAAGRIDSVVVYDPDRLARKLSIQLLVAEEMEKSKVALHFITGDYDASPEGRLFFSMRGAIAEFEKAKILDRTLRGKRRKAMQGKIMQDFKLYGYNYDAEKCSYIINEKQATLIRDIFRLVSDKQLSIEGVQKELKAKIIPSPTGKAVWPTSTIHNILRNETYTGTFMSMKYRQQRSGIKSKTIEKRPKEEWIPIKVPEIIDEVTFERAQKQLKRNAVSKHKPVSAPFLLRGILFCGVCGRRMLAHHCRFRDGSYKTYYQCSAHRYADLRNTGVKCPSKSLPSDAIDKDVWGKLVDAFKSPEKIKKYAPKKLAQPDYSEEIIRLNNLETELIKRRETIVKWFGQQMISEKESDEELAKIRSQLVDIQERKNILRPEEKATPEISFEEMAKAILPLIQQGDLTPDEMRNIIQSVLAKVTATRLDQQKGSVSHPKFKITWEMI; from the coding sequence GCGAAAACAGGCTATAGCCTTGACGATCAAATAGCTTCCTGTAAAGCCTTTCTGCTCAACAAGGGAATTACAAACATTATAGAATATATTGACGACGGGATATCCGGTAAATTTTTGGACAGACCAGCCTTAACAGCGCTTCGGGATGATATCGCCGCCGGCAGAATTGATTCTGTTGTTGTATATGATCCTGACCGTCTAGCCAGAAAACTCTCTATTCAGCTATTAGTCGCTGAAGAAATGGAAAAGAGCAAGGTTGCTCTACATTTCATCACGGGTGATTATGATGCCAGCCCGGAGGGCCGGTTGTTTTTCTCTATGCGTGGTGCAATCGCCGAGTTTGAAAAAGCAAAGATTCTTGACCGGACCTTGCGCGGGAAGCGCCGAAAAGCCATGCAGGGAAAAATTATGCAGGATTTCAAACTATACGGGTATAATTACGATGCGGAAAAATGTTCTTATATTATAAACGAAAAACAAGCAACGCTTATTCGTGACATTTTTCGTTTAGTATCCGATAAACAGCTTAGTATTGAAGGCGTACAGAAAGAATTAAAAGCAAAAATTATACCCTCACCAACCGGTAAGGCTGTGTGGCCTACGTCTACCATCCATAACATACTTAGAAACGAAACCTATACGGGTACTTTCATGAGCATGAAATATCGACAGCAAAGGTCGGGGATAAAATCAAAAACCATAGAGAAACGGCCTAAGGAAGAATGGATTCCCATAAAGGTCCCGGAAATTATTGACGAAGTTACATTTGAAAGAGCGCAGAAACAATTAAAACGGAATGCCGTGTCTAAACATAAGCCTGTCAGTGCGCCCTTCTTGCTGCGCGGAATTTTATTTTGCGGGGTTTGTGGTAGACGAATGCTCGCCCATCATTGCCGGTTTCGGGATGGAAGTTACAAAACATACTACCAGTGTTCGGCTCATAGATATGCAGATTTAAGAAATACAGGTGTAAAATGCCCCTCAAAAAGCCTACCGTCTGACGCGATAGATAAGGATGTTTGGGGTAAACTAGTTGACGCCTTCAAAAGCCCGGAAAAAATCAAAAAATATGCGCCTAAAAAACTTGCGCAGCCAGATTACAGCGAAGAGATAATCAGGTTAAATAACTTAGAAACAGAACTAATTAAACGCCGCGAAACGATTGTGAAATGGTTTGGCCAGCAAATGATTTCCGAAAAAGAATCAGACGAAGAACTGGCTAAAATTCGTTCTCAGCTTGTAGATATACAAGAAAGAAAAAACATTTTGCGCCCAGAAGAAAAAGCAACACCGGAAATATCATTTGAAGAAATGGCAAAGGCAATCCTTCCCCTAATTCAGCAAGGAGATTTAACTCCCGATGAAATGAGAAATATTATTCAGTCGGTTCTAGCCAAAGTCACGGCCACCCGCCTTGACCAGCAAAAAGGAAGTGTCTCTCATCCAAAATTTAAAATAACGTGGGAAATGATATGA
- a CDS encoding CAP domain-containing protein translates to MKKNKICSMFLGGILTLSLVTGSIGGTFVSTALAATPESAQESTKSDQGIVTGLVAVGLLAMLSHSGHSSHDSTNSAAKSTGSQPAAASSTSNSGLSSTKTAASASSLAAAEQQAFKLLNADRAKNGLSPLKLNSQLTSLAESYAKDMINRNFFSHTNPEGQSPFDRMKNAGISYSYAGENIAINTSVSGAETAFMNSSGHRANILSSNYTDVGIGVGYGANGSLYVVQEFIR, encoded by the coding sequence TTGAAGAAAAATAAAATTTGCAGTATGTTTCTGGGGGGGATTTTGACTTTATCGTTGGTAACCGGCTCCATTGGCGGTACATTTGTCTCGACAGCACTGGCTGCGACTCCGGAAAGTGCCCAGGAAAGCACTAAATCCGACCAAGGGATTGTAACCGGACTTGTGGCTGTGGGATTGCTGGCGATGTTAAGCCATAGCGGTCACAGCAGCCACGATAGCACGAATTCTGCAGCGAAAAGCACCGGCTCTCAGCCGGCGGCAGCGAGTTCGACCTCAAACTCCGGGTTGTCTTCTACCAAAACTGCGGCTTCTGCCAGCAGCCTAGCTGCTGCTGAACAGCAAGCTTTCAAGCTATTGAACGCCGACCGGGCCAAAAATGGATTGTCGCCCTTGAAGTTAAATTCCCAATTGACCAGTTTGGCGGAAAGTTATGCCAAGGATATGATCAATCGCAATTTCTTTTCCCACACCAATCCGGAAGGGCAGTCACCGTTTGACCGGATGAAGAATGCGGGTATTAGCTATAGCTATGCCGGCGAGAACATAGCGATCAATACCAGCGTTTCTGGGGCGGAAACGGCTTTCATGAATAGTTCAGGCCATCGTGCCAACATTTTAAGTTCCAATTATACTGATGTGGGCATCGGCGTGGGGTATGGCGCCAACGGTTCGCTTTATGTGGTACAGGAGTTCATTCGCTGA
- a CDS encoding flavodoxin family protein, with protein sequence MMINVLGIVGSPRKKGNTHQLVAKILEGAASGGAAVHYVFLSGLSVRECDGCHVCWQGKECSKHDDMNHLYLQINQADVLVLGTPVYWYGPTALMKGFMDRFVYYNCDCNRRRVKGKKVLLAIPFEDANRETAEPVEQFFEKSLSYLEMNLAGKIVAGGLRNHGQVSEKEDLLETAFKLGQSVVKTDESDLSK encoded by the coding sequence ATGATGATAAACGTGTTAGGTATAGTAGGAAGCCCCCGTAAAAAGGGTAATACCCATCAATTGGTTGCAAAAATTCTGGAAGGGGCCGCATCCGGGGGAGCAGCCGTACATTATGTTTTTTTAAGCGGTTTGTCGGTGAGAGAATGCGATGGGTGTCATGTATGCTGGCAGGGGAAAGAGTGCAGCAAACATGACGATATGAATCATTTGTATTTGCAAATTAATCAGGCGGACGTATTGGTGCTGGGTACTCCTGTATACTGGTATGGGCCTACGGCATTGATGAAAGGTTTTATGGACCGGTTTGTTTATTACAATTGTGACTGCAACCGGAGGCGGGTCAAAGGGAAAAAAGTGTTGCTGGCGATTCCCTTTGAGGATGCGAACAGGGAGACCGCAGAGCCGGTAGAGCAGTTTTTTGAAAAGAGCTTGTCGTATTTAGAAATGAACTTGGCAGGAAAAATTGTAGCTGGTGGACTGCGTAATCATGGACAGGTTTCCGAAAAAGAGGATTTGCTGGAAACTGCGTTCAAGCTTGGTCAAAGTGTAGTAAAGACGGATGAATCTGATTTGTCAAAATGA
- a CDS encoding glycosyltransferase: MITVVVPAKNEAGRIVTVLQNLGTLPIDHIILVANGSKDATLQEVLQMRLPKLQVIYFHECLGIDVPRAVGAKAALSLGSDVIAFVDGDMVGTFNENLMELIDGILLKHLDIALTNCYPSPPRHIERYNPTFQWRLNVNKTLGLDKKINLATPAHGPHAVSRRLLETIPVRELAIPPVPLALARIHKLRIDVATTIPHYRLGSSIKNQIHTNKIIETIVGDCLEAIAVFQDQPRTRQWQNKTYLGYHSERRLDLLDHFLTEQPCSP, from the coding sequence ATGATTACCGTGGTTGTTCCGGCAAAAAATGAAGCAGGCCGAATTGTGACCGTACTCCAGAATCTGGGAACCCTGCCAATCGATCATATTATCCTGGTTGCGAACGGTTCCAAAGATGCTACTTTGCAGGAAGTACTGCAAATGCGATTGCCAAAGCTGCAAGTTATCTACTTTCATGAATGTTTGGGTATTGATGTACCCCGCGCCGTCGGCGCAAAAGCGGCCCTGTCGCTGGGCAGTGATGTAATTGCCTTTGTCGATGGAGACATGGTAGGAACCTTTAATGAAAATTTAATGGAATTAATTGATGGGATCTTGTTAAAACATCTGGATATTGCCTTAACAAACTGCTATCCGTCACCCCCCCGGCACATCGAACGCTACAACCCCACCTTCCAGTGGCGGCTGAATGTAAACAAAACCTTAGGGCTGGACAAAAAAATCAATTTAGCCACTCCCGCCCACGGACCGCATGCCGTATCCCGCCGTCTGCTGGAGACCATCCCCGTACGTGAATTAGCCATTCCTCCCGTGCCGCTTGCCCTGGCCCGGATTCATAAACTGAGAATCGATGTGGCGACTACCATTCCCCATTATCGGCTGGGCTCATCCATTAAAAACCAGATTCATACCAACAAAATCATCGAAACCATTGTCGGTGACTGTCTGGAAGCCATCGCAGTATTTCAAGACCAGCCCCGTACCAGGCAATGGCAGAATAAGACCTACCTTGGCTACCACAGCGAACGCCGGCTGGATCTATTGGATCACTTTTTAACCGAACAGCCCTGCTCTCCTTAA
- a CDS encoding DUF3794 domain-containing protein, translating to MNDKDTRQTVSASSSGATGYYDPCTMGTETGPQTIIVRQVVGEAEKQKVLDIHVVVPDAKPAIEQIVDVFVKEVEVNSVDVITDKVIVRGEFEIKAIYVAYLPDQPVHAVEIKHYKWTQDIDMPGARRGMDADASVVVEFVDYDVDHHTRAYQYKNYEMDDDDDDCDDHHHHDDCDDHHHDDDCDDDDHDDDCDHHHHHHHCTREFDVSVVLKITAKVMTDREVQIGVYTTTGKAKG from the coding sequence GTGAATGATAAAGATACCCGGCAAACGGTTAGCGCATCGTCCAGCGGAGCAACGGGTTACTATGATCCATGCACAATGGGAACGGAAACGGGTCCGCAAACGATTATAGTCCGTCAGGTAGTGGGTGAGGCCGAAAAGCAAAAGGTATTGGATATTCATGTGGTAGTTCCGGATGCAAAGCCGGCGATTGAACAGATTGTTGATGTATTTGTCAAAGAAGTGGAAGTCAACTCTGTGGATGTGATTACCGATAAGGTGATTGTTCGCGGCGAATTTGAAATTAAAGCCATTTATGTGGCTTATCTGCCGGATCAGCCGGTTCATGCCGTGGAAATCAAGCATTACAAATGGACACAGGATATTGATATGCCGGGAGCCCGCCGGGGTATGGATGCCGATGCCAGCGTCGTAGTGGAATTCGTTGATTACGATGTGGATCATCATACCCGGGCTTATCAGTACAAAAACTATGAAATGGACGACGATGATGACGACTGCGATGATCACCACCATCACGATGACTGCGATGATCACCATCATGATGATGACTGCGACGATGACGATCATGACGATGATTGTGACCACCATCATCACCACCATCACTGCACCCGGGAATTTGATGTATCGGTGGTTTTAAAGATTACCGCTAAGGTTATGACGGACCGGGAAGTACAAATTGGCGTTTATACCACAACAGGCAAAGCAAAAGGATAA